In the genome of Pseudomonadota bacterium, the window CTCATGTGTTCCTTTACACCCATTACCTTTGCATCAAGATTGTCCAGATAGTGTACCATAAGTGCTTCTAAAGACATAGGCTTTTTTGGTGATCCCCACTCCTCTACTCCATGATGACTGATGATAATGTGGGCAAGCACATCTGCAATATGAGCCGGAAACCCGGGAATATCTTTTATATATTCTTCAAGCATTATAACACCGAGCGTGATATGTCCTAAAAGTCTTCCCCTGTCTGAATACTTAAAACCGCCCCTCATTTCAATTTCTTCAACTTTTCCTATATCATGCAGAAGCGACCCGGCGATAATGATGTCCATGTCGCCTCCGATTATTTTTGAAGCATGCATTCCCATTTTGACTAATGATAAAGAATGTTCGAGCAACCCTCCCATGTATACATGATGAACCCCTATTGATGCCGGGTAAAGAAAGAATTTTTCCAACGTATCTTTCCTGTTATTTAAAACAGAAAACAGCGAAACAATATGGGGTTCCTTTAATTGATCAATAACCTTATAATATTCCTCTTTAAGGAGATCAATCCCTGCCTCGCTCTCTGCAAAAAAATCCCGCATATTGTCTAACGCAAGGTTGTGTTCGGCCTTTCGGATATCGTTTATGGTAAGTTGAGGCTTGCCCTGATAGAACCTCGATTTTGCCTTGATTGATACGATATCATTTTTCTCAAAAAGTTTATTGAATATATCTGCATTATCCCAGATCTTACCTTCTATCTTACCCGTCTTATCTTTCAACTCTACACTCATATATTTTGTATTATTTTTGCTTGAGAAAATACCTTTTTTGATAACCATGAAGGAATCATTAACCTCCATGTTTTCTCTGGTAATATTGTTAATGAATATATCTTTTTTCATAAGTTGACTCCGAAATGTTCATACCCTTTTGAACCTATTTTTACCTCTTTGCCGTTTCTCAAAACCATTACACCCTTTCCTCTGGTTACCTGACCTATAAGAGAAACATGGAATCCGTTCTTTTTCATTTCGTTAAAATCCTGGAGTTTATCTTTATTGAATGCAAAAAGAAGCTGGTAATCTTCGCCTCCCGAGAGGGCAAAATTTTCTCGTCCTTCTCTTTTCAGGACATTGGGTATGGGCAGGTTTTCCAAGTAAATCACAGCGCCTTTTTTACTTTCAGACATCATGCGTTCAAGATCGATGATGAGACCGTCACTAATGTCCATCATCGCGTTTGTTATACCACGTTTCATTAATTCCTTCCATATGTTATATGGGGGCTTGGGTTCCCTGTATCTTTTGATGAACCGGCAAGGACGTTCA includes:
- a CDS encoding AIR synthase-related protein, whose translation is LGRNTANAGDLIGVTGWLGESAHGLHMLKNGKTPERPCRFIKRYREPKPPYNIWKELMKRGITNAMMDISDGLIIDLERMMSESKKGAVIYLENLPIPNVLKREGRENFALSGGEDYQLLFAFNKDKLQDFNEMKKNGFHVSLIGQVTRGKGVMVLRNGKEVKIGSKGYEHFGVNL
- a CDS encoding HD domain-containing protein, which gives rise to MKKDIFINNITRENMEVNDSFMVIKKGIFSSKNNTKYMSVELKDKTGKIEGKIWDNADIFNKLFEKNDIVSIKAKSRFYQGKPQLTINDIRKAEHNLALDNMRDFFAESEAGIDLLKEEYYKVIDQLKEPHIVSLFSVLNNRKDTLEKFFLYPASIGVHHVYMGGLLEHSLSLVKMGMHASKIIGGDMDIIIAGSLLHDIGKVEEIEMRGGFKYSDRGRLLGHITLGVIMLEEYIKDIPGFPAHIADVLAHIIISHHGVEEWGSPKKPMSLEALMVHYLDNLDAKVMGVKEHMRDNMEDEKWTEYHKLYESRFYKLPER